The following DNA comes from Ignavibacteria bacterium.
ATGAAATACACCAGTATTTCGTTCCTAACCGTTCTTCAGAAGTTCAGGATTGGATAGCAGATATTGCGGGTATCATCATAATGCTTCTGGTTATAAAATATTTTCTTTCAAAACGTTTTAAATTATTCCAAAGGATAAAATAAATGGAAATTAAACTGCAGCATGCTGTTATAAGGGTTACATCTATCGATTCTGCGAAAGATTTTTATCTGAATAAACTCGGGCTTGAATTGCTTGAAGATTCCGGAAATTTTTTTGCAGTCAAAGCCGGTGGAGTCAGACTTTCGTTTTTTGCCGGGTATGAAAAGCAGGAATCTAATGATGACCCAAAAACCGGTGTATCTCTGATCTTCAGGGTTGAAAACCTGGAAAATGCCGCAAATGAGCTAAAATTAAAGGGAATATTACCATTTGGAGATGTAATTGATATCCCGAATTTTCATAAATTTCTCGAATATGAAGATTTTGACGGAAATGTGTTTTTTTTGGCTGAATATATAACTGAACCTGTTTAAAATTTTCGAATTAAATTGATTATCTTAACAAAATTGAGTATTTTTGTAAATATGGGGACATTTAGAAATGTTCTTTAAAGTTCTTTCTCAGGATAGTAATTGTAAAGCAAGAGTTTCGGAAATTACCACTTCTCACGGTTCTTTTCAGACTCCTATTTTTATGCCCGTTGGCACACAGGCAACCGTTAAAGCTATTGAGCAGCGCGAGCTTGAGGAAATAGGAGCTAAAATTATCCTTGGTAATACCTACCATCTTTATTTAAGGCCCGGAACCCATGTTTTAAATAAAGCCGGGGGACTGCATAAATTTATGAACTGGAACAAGCCGATACTTACAGATAGCGGCGGGTTTCAGGTTTTTAGTTTATCAGCCTTAAGGAAAATATCAGAT
Coding sequences within:
- a CDS encoding VOC family protein gives rise to the protein MEIKLQHAVIRVTSIDSAKDFYLNKLGLELLEDSGNFFAVKAGGVRLSFFAGYEKQESNDDPKTGVSLIFRVENLENAANELKLKGILPFGDVIDIPNFHKFLEYEDFDGNVFFLAEYITEPV